The genome window TGCGCGACATGCCCGATGACGTAGAAGCCGACGACGATCGCCAGCGTGAGCACAGTGAAGTGCTGCGGGATCGGGTCGGGCGCCGTGGCGTTGACGAAGAAGAACACGACGAGGCCGACGACGACGAGACCGAGCTTGGCCGCCGGGGTCAGCCTCGCGGGCTCGGGCTTCTCGACAGCCGGCTTGGCGGGCGGCGCCGCCACCGGAGCGGCCGAGACCTGCACGGGCGGCGGCGGCCAGAGGATCTCGGTGGCCCCACCGTTGTTGTGGGTGACCGTCAGGCCACGCTGCACGACGTCGTCGAGGTCCAGCGTGAGCACGCCGTCCTTCTCGGGAGTGACGAGCTTGAGCAGGTTGACGAGGTTGGTGCCGTAGAGCTGCGAGGCCTGGGTGGGAAGGCGTCCCGCGAGGTCGGTGTAGCCGATGATCGTCACACCGTTGTCGGTGGTGACGACCTCCCCCGGGCGGGAGCCCTCGACGTTGCCGCCCTGGGCGGCGGCCATGTCGACGAGCACGGAGCCCGGCTTCATCGAGGCGACGTCGGCGGCGGTGATGAGCCGCGGAGCCGGACGACCAGGGATGAGCGCGGTCGTGATGATGATGTCGACGTCGGCGGCCTGGTCGCTGTAGAGCTTCGCGGCAGCGGCGTTGTAGGCGTCGGAGGTGGCCTTGGCATAACCGTCGCTCGACTTCTCAGCGACCTCGTCCGGGACCACGACCGGAAGGTACTCACCACCCAGCGACTTGACCTGGTCGGCGACCTCGGGACGGGGGTCGGTGGCGCGGACGATCGCACCGAGCGACGAGGCCGCACCGATGGCCGCGAGCCCGGCCACACCGGCACCGGCGATGAGCACCTTGGCCGGCGGGACCTTGCCCGCGGCCGTGACCTGACCGGTGAAGAAGCGACCGAAGACGTGGGCTGCCTCGACGACCGCGCGGTAGCCCGCGATGTTCGCCATCGAGGAGAGCACGTCCATCGACTGGGCGCGCGAGATGCGCGGCACCGCGTCCATGGCCAGCGTCGTGACGCCCTGCGCACGGAGGGCCTCGAGCAGCTCGGCGTTCTGCGCGGGAGCGACGAGCGAGACGAGGTAGGACCCGGAGCGCAGCTGCGGCACCTGACCGAGGGTCGGCGCGTTGACCCGGAAGACGACGTCGGAGCCCCAGGCGTCCGCATCCGATCCGATGGTGGCGCCGGCGTCGGCGTACGCCTCGTCGCTGAAGGCGGAGAGTGCACCGGCTCCTGCCTCGACGACCACGTCGTATCCGAGGGCCAACAGCTGTTTCACGGTGGTCGGGGTGGCCGAGACTCGTGTCTCGCCCGCCCCTTCGCGGGTCACTCCGATACGCATGAGGGGGGAGCCTGCCAGTGATTCTGTGAGTCGGGAAGGGATCTCTTGACGACGAGACTCTTCGGGGCACATCGGAACGATCAAAGAGACGGACGTCACACCGCGACGTCCAGATAAAGTAGTCGCATGACCTCCGAGCCCCGCTGGCTGAGTCCGGCCGAGCTGGAGGGCTGGATGTCGCTGACCTACCTGATGTCGATGCTGCCGACGGTGCTCACCGACCAGCTCCAGCGCGAGAGCGATCTCTCCTTCACCGAGTACTACGTCCTCGCCGGCCTCTCCGACGCGCCCGAGCGCACGATGCGGATGAGCCGGCTGGCGCTCTTCGCCAACGCCGAGCTCTCCCGCCTCTCCCACATGGTCAAGCGCCTGGAGAACCGGGGACTCGTACGCCGTGAGCCGGACCCGACCGACGGCCGCTACACCAACGCCATCCTCACGGACGACGGCTTCGCACACCTGCAGAAGGCCGCACCCGCGCACGTGGCGCGGGTGCGGGAGCTGGTCTTCGACGCGCTGAGCCCCGAGGAGGTCAGCTCACTGCACGCGATCGCCGAGAAGATCAACCGGCGGATCAACCCCGAGGACTGCGCGGCACAGTAAGGACGAGCGCAGCAGCCAGGACGGCGGCAGCGGCACAGATCGCGAAGAGCCAGCGATAGCCCGCCAGCGTCGGGACCTCGGCGCCACTGAGGTCGAAGGCCATCGAGGCGAGCAGCGAGGACCCGACTGCGGTCGCGAGCGTCGAGCCCAGAGACCGGAAGAGGCTGTTGAGCCCGTTGGCTGCGGCGATCTCGTGCGGCGGGGTGTTGGTGTTGATCAGCGTCGGCATGGCGGCGTACCCGATGCCCGTGCCGAGGCCGATGATCGTCGAACCGACGATGACCTCCCAGAGGTGGTCGGTCAGGACGATGCGCTCGGCCCAGCCGACGGCGACGATGAGGGCGCCGAGGGCGAGGGTCTGCGGCGCACCGCGCAGGACGATGAGACGGGCCGCGACCGGTGCGAAGAGGAGCATCATCAGGCCCGACGGCAGCATCGTCAGGCCGGCGACGAACGCACCGGAGCCGAAGCCGTACGCCGTCTCCCCGGCCGGGAAGATGTCGGGATCCATCGAGACGAACGTCGCGGTGCCGATGAAGGACGCGAAGAGCGCGAAGCCGAAGCAGATCGAGGCCAGGTTGGTGAGCGCGATCGGCTTTCGGGCCAGCGCACGCAGGTCGACGAGCGGCTCCTTGGTGCGGAGCTCCACCGCGACGAGGATCGCGAAGAGCACGACGGCGGCGGCGAGCAGGAGCCACACCTTCGCCGAGCCCCAGCCCCACTCCGCGGACTGCTCGAGCGGGAGGATCAGGCAGACCAGGCCGCCGGTGATGAGGATCGTGCCGGGGACGTCGATCCGGCCACCCGTGTGCTGGTGGGACTCGGGCACGACGACCCAGATGCCGATCAGGGAGATGAGCGAGACCGCGGCACTGATCCACATCAGGATGTGCCAGTCCCAGTTCTGCGCGACCAGTCCGGCCAGCGGCAGTCCGAGCGCACCGCCGACGCCGAGCATCGCGGAGATCAGGGCGACGGCCGAGCCGACCTTCTCGCGCGGCATCAACGTCGCGAGCAGCGAGATGCCGAGCGGGATGATCGCCATGCCGAGGCCCTGGATCGCACGACCGGCGATCAGCACGCCGAGGCTGTCGCCTACAGCGTCGACGAGCGAGCCGATCGTCAGCAGGACGAGGCAGATCAGCAGCATCCGGCGCTTGCCGAACATGTCGCCGAGGCGGCCGAAGACGGGGACGGCCACGGCCGCCACGAGGAGCGTCGCGGTGAGCATCCAGGTGGCGTTGGCGCCGTACTTCCCGTTGAGCTCGGGAAGGACAGGGACGAGGATCGACTGGCTCAGCGAGACGACGAGGCCGGCGAGGGCCACGAAGAGCAGTTCGAGGTTGGCCTTCTTCGATGTCGTGTGGTCACGGATATCGGCGTCCTCGGGCTCGGCGCCGGGGCTCAGTTCAGTCTGATCACTCTGGGTCACCGGGGCATCCTGCCAAAGATGGTTGCATCCGGCAACTAATGGATCGGTGTCGCGGATCACATCCCGGCTGAGACCGGCAGAGTGTGGAATCCGCGCGGCTCTACCGTGGGACGGTGCCCGCGAAGCTCTTCCGACCGATCCTGCCGGGCGCGACCCTCCGAGGCAGGCTGATCGGCTGTGTGGGGATCCTCGTGAGCCTGATGCTGACCGCCCTGCTCAGCGACCTGGTCGCCGACAGCCACGGCGGGCTTCCGCTGCTCGTGGCTCCGATGGGAGCGGCCGCCGCACTGCTCTTCATCCTGCCGACCAGCCCGTTCTCCCAGCCCTGGGTCGTGATCTTCGGGAACACCATCTCAGCGACCGTCGGCCTCGTCGTCGCCGGCCTCATCGACAACACGATGGTCGCCGGAAGCTTGGCGGTCGTCCTCGCGATCATCGCCATGTCCTTCACCCGGAGCCTCCACCCTCCCGGCGCCTCGATGGCACTCGGCGCCGTCCTGGGCACTCCGCTGACCGAGCGGTGGCACTGGCTCTTCCCGCTCGTGCCCGTAGCACTCAACGCCTCGGTGCTGGTGCTCTTCGCACTCGCCTTCCACCGCCTGACCGGCGAGGTCTACCCGCACCCGCGCTCGACACCCGACACGGACGCGCCGGAGACGACGACCGACACTGCGGTGGTGATCAGCGAGGCCGACATCGATGCCGCCATCGCCGCCCACCACGAGACGCTCGACATCGACCGACGCGACCTCGTCGCGATCATTCGCGCGGCCCAGCGGGAGGCCGTCGCCCGCAGCGCTGGCTAACCCTGGAGGTCGCGTTCGAGTCGCTTGGCGGCCTCGGCCAGGGCGTCGACGTACGTCGGCAGCTGACTCTTGTCGTAACGCACCGACGGCATCGAGACGGAGATGCCGGCGATCGCATGCCGGTCCGTCCCGTGGATCGGGACACCGATCGCGACCACTCCGCGCTCGGAGCGGCCGACGTTGAGGGCGAAGCCACTCCGGCGGATCCGCGCGAGATCCGTCCGGAGCTGCGCGAGATCCGGACGCTCGTGCGGGTACGCGGGATCGACCGGCCCGCCGTACAGGGAGGCGAGCTCCTCAGGCTCCAGCTCGGCGAGCATGATCAGTCCGGCGGTCGTCTCGTGGGCGTTGAAGACCATGCCCTCGCGGTTGCCGACGCGTAGCGCCTGCGAGGACTCCACGGAGGCGATGAAGCGGACCGTGTCACCGGTGCGGACGGTGAGGTTGGCCGACTCCCCGACCCTGTCGACGAGCCACTGGAGGTGCGGCAGCGCTGCTGCCCTGAGCTTGGACGTGTCGGACTGGGAGTGCGAGGCGAGCTCCAGGAGGGGCCCCACCCTGTAGGCGCGGCTCTCGTCCTGCGTGGCGAAGTCGCGATAGACGAGCATCTGCAGCAGGCGATGTGCCGTCGAGGGAGCGACGCCGACCCGGTGTGCGACCTCGGTGACGGTGAGCGGCCCTTCGAGCTGCAACATCGCCGCGATCCGCAGCGCGTTGTCGACGCTGGTGATGGCGTAGGGCGGCGGGTTCTTCAGCGGGCGGTCGGCCATTCTGTCCTCCGGAACGGACTTTTCTGCGGGGTGTGACGTGGCACACGATAGACCCATGTCCGCCAACCCAGACAAGCGCAGCGCACCGTCGACAGAGACGGCCGTGAAACTGAAGGCTGTCGCCTCCCCCAGCCAGCCTGATGTCACCCCTGAGCTCGAGGCCCTCTACCAGGGCTTCGAGGCCGAGCTGCTCGTCCCGCTGTGGACCGAGATCGGCGACCTCATGCCCACCCACCCGCGGAGCAAGGCCGCGCCGCACCTGTGGAGGTGGGAGAACTTGATCCGCCTCGCCGCGCAGGCCGGGGACCTGGTGCCGGTCGGTCGCGGCGGCGAGCGCCGCGCGATCGCGCTGGCCAACCCCTCCCTGGGAGGACGGCCGTTCGCGACGCCGACCCTGTGGGCCGCGATCCAGTACCTGATGCCCGGCGAGGACGCCCCCGAGCACCGCCACACCCAGCACGCCTTCCGCTTCGTCGTCGAGGGCGAGGGTGTGTGGACGGTCGTCGGTGGCGACGCGGTGCCGATGCGCCGGGGCGACTTCCTGCCCCAGGCCGGCTGGAACTGGCACGCCCACCACAACGCCACCAAGCACCCGATGGCGTGGATCGACGGGCTCGACATCCCCTTCCAGTACACGTCCGAGGCGCAGTTCTTCGAGTTCGGTCGCGAGGAGATCTCCGACGCCGAGCGGATCACGCCCGAGCGCTCGCGCTCCGAGCAGCTCTGGGCGCACCCCGGTCTCCGGCCGGTGTCCGTCGGAGAGACCGCGCCAGGGTCGCCGCTCCTCTCCTACAAGTGGGAGTACACCGACGCCGCGCTGGCCGACCAGCTCGCACTGGACGCGGCCGGGTACGCCGGCGCGGTCGAGCCGGGCCACGCGGCCGTCCGCTACACCAACCCCGCCACCGCCGGCGACGTGCTGCCGACGATGCGCACCGAGTTCCACCGCGTCGCCTCCGGCTTCGAGACCACGCCGCTGCGCGAGACCGGCAGCAGCGTCTTCCAGGTCTTCGACGGCTCCGGCGTCGTGACCGTCGGGGGCAAGACGTGGAGCGTCACCCGCGGTGACCTCTTCGTCGTCCCCTCCTGGGAGCCGTGGAGCGTCAAGTCCGAGGCGGGCTCCTCCGACTCCGACTCCGCCGCCCTCGACCTCTTCCGTTTCTCCGACGCGCCGATCTTCGACGCGCTCGGCCTCACCCGCACCAGCAAGGACATCTGATTCATGAGCAAGCTCGCCACCATCCGTACGTCGACCGGCACCCGTGCCGTCAAGCTCGACGGTGACCAGCACATCGACCTCGGGTTCTCCGACCTGCGGGAGTACTTCGCCGCCGGCAGCCCCGCGCCCGCCGCTGACGCCCCCACCTACCCGGTCGCCGGCGCCGACTTCGCCCCGGTGACCCAGCCGAGCAAGGTCGTCTGTGTCGGCCACAACTACGCGAACCACATCAAGGAGATGGGTCGCGAGCTGCCGGAGTACCCGGTGCTCTTCCCGAAGTTCGCCGAGACGCTCCTGGGTGCGAACGACGACATCGTCTACCCCGTCGAGACCGAGGCGCTCGACTGGGAGGTCGAGATCTGCGTCGTGATCGGCAAGGAGGTGCGTCGCGCGACGGACGAGCAGGCCGCCGAAGCGATCGCCGGCTTCACCGTCATGAACGACATCTCCGTGCGCGACTGGCAGTTCCGCACCATCGAGTGGACCCAGGGCAAGATCTGGGAGGCGACCACGCCTGTCGGCCCGTACGTCGTCACCCCCGACGAGGTCGGTGGGGTCAAGCCCGCCCTCGAGGTGAAGACGGTCGTCAACGGCGAGGTCATGCAGAACGACAACACCGGCACCCTCGTCTTCGACCCGGTCTTCCTGGTGAAGTACATCTCCACGATGATCACGCTCAAGCCCGGTGACATCATCGCCGGCGGCACCCCGGCCGGTGTCGGTCAGGCCCGTGACCCGAAGGTCTTCCTCAAGGTCGGCGACAAGGTCGTCACCTCGATCGAGGGCCTCGGTGAGTGCGTCAACACGATCGTCGAGGGCTGAGGTCGTCATGACCCGCACCCTCGAAGAGGCCCGGGCCTGGGCCGAGCTCGGCAACGAGCTCGTGCTCAAGGCGGCGGCCGGCCTGACCGACGACGACCTGCGTGCGCCGTCCACCCTGCCGGGGTGGTCGGTGGGCAACCTGGTCGCCCACATCGCCGCGAACGGCGACGCGCTGCTCAACCTCGTGACCTGGGCGAAGACCGGTGTCGAGACGCCGATGTACGCCTCCGCCACCGACCGCGCCGAGGGCATCGCCAAGGGCGACACCCTCTCGGCCTCGGAGGCGACCACCTGGCTGGAGTCCTCGATCCGGGCTCTCGCCGAGGGCTTCGACAGCCTCACCTCCGAGGAGTGGAGCAACGAGGTCGTGACGGCGCAGGGGCGCACCGTACCTGCCACCGAGCTGCCCTACATGCGGTCGCGCGAGGGCCTGATCCACGCGGTGGACCTGTCGACCAGTACGGCTCGCGGTGACATCGACTTCTCCGCCCTGCCCGAGGGCTTCCTCGACGCACTGATCGAGGACATCTGCGGCAAGCGTGGACTGTCGGCCGACGAGCTCCCCGAGGGCACCAAGGCCGACGTCGCCGCGTGGCTCGCCGGGCGTCCTCACGCCCTGACCGACGCACCCGAGATCGGAGCCTGGCTGTGACGAACCCTGACGTCCTCATCGTCGGCGGCGGCATCGGCGGCCTCTCCGCCGCCTTCGCCCTCTCACGGGAGGGCCTGCAGGTGCGACTCCTGGAGAGCGCTCCCGAGTTCGGCGAGGTCGGCGCCGGCCTGCAGATCGCACCGAACTGCACCCGGATCCTCGACGAGTACGGCCTGCTCGATGAGGTGAAGAGCCTCGGCGTCCTGCCCGACGACATGATCATGTTCGACGGCGTCGGCGAACAGCGCTCCGGCACGGAGGTCACCCGACTCGACCTGCGCGACCTCGAGAAGCGCTACGGCTATCCCTACATGGTGATCCACCGCTCCGACCTGCACGCGACCCTGCTGCGCGCGTGCCAGCGCGCGGGGGTCGAGCTGGTCACCAACGCGAAGGCTGTCGACTACGACTCGACCGACTCGTCGGCGACGGTGACCCTCGAGGACGGCACGACGCACACCGCACCGGTCGTCATCGCCGCAGACGGCATCCGGTCCGTCGCGCGGACGAAGTACGTCGGCGATGAGCCGGTGTCGTCGTCGTACGTCGCCTATCGGGGAGCCATCCCGATCGACGAGGCGCGGGCCAACAACATCCACGAGAAGGCCGTCGTCCTCTACCTGGGCAACAACTGCCACTTCGTGCAGTACGGCCTGCGCGGTGGCGAGATGTTCAACCAGGTCGCGGTCTTCGAGTCCCCGAAAGCCCTTGCAGGGCAGGAGGACTGGGGCACGCCGGACGAGCTCGACGCCGCCTTCGCCGACACCGTCGGCGACGTTCAGGACGGGCTGAAGTTCATGTGGCGCGACCGCTGGTGGCGGATGTACGACCGCGAGTCGATCGACCAGTGGATCTACGGCCGCGTCGCGCTGCTCGGCGACTCCGCCCACGCGCCGCTGCAGTACATCGCCCAAGGCGCGATCATGGCGATCGAGGACGGCTGGGCCCTGGCGAAGCACGTCGCACGCAACCGTTCGGAGTCAGGCGAGGTCGACTGGGACACCGCACTCAAGGCCTACGAGGCCGTCCGCACGCAGCACACCCGCCGCGTGCTGGCAACGAGCCGCGAGTGGGGCATCCTCTGGCATCACGTGGGGACCAAGCGCGAGCAGCGCAACGCGATCCTCTCCGCCCGGGACACCTACGACTACTCGTTCGTGGACTGGCTCTACGGCCCGACGGCCCTCTTCCCGGAGGACGAGGCGGAGATGTTCACGCCGATCCCGCTCGACTCCGTCGACGTCGGCGCCGCTACCGTCGCAGGGTGACGACCGCAGTCCCCAGCCGCGAGGGCCAGGACATCAGCACTCCGCTGATCCTGGCCCTCGCGCTGTTGTCCGTGACGCCCCCGATCGCCACCGACCTCTATCTCGCGTCGTTCCCCGAGATGCAGAGCGGGCTGTCGACAGACACCTCGCACATCCAGCTCACCCTGACCGCGTTCCTCGTCGGGCTCGGACTCGGCCAACTGCTCTGGGGTCCGCTGTCGGACCGGGTGGGTCGCTGGTGGCCGATGTTCGCCGGCACCCTCCTCGCCGTCGTGGCCTCGGCGGTGACCGTCATCGCACCCGACGTCGAGGTGCTGATCGGTGCCCGCTTCGTCCAAGCCCTCGCCTCAGCCGCAGGGCTGGTGATAGGGCGTGCGGTGATCAGCGACCTGTCGACGGGATACCGGGCCACCCATGCACTGAGCCTGATGATGACGATCAACGGCATCGGACCGGTCGCCGCGCCGGTGGTCGGCGGCCTCCTCGCCGGACACGTGCCCTGGCGCGGCGTGCTGGCGGTCATCCTCGCCGTGATGGCCGCGCAGTGGCTGGGCGTCCTCGGGGTCGTGCGCGAGTCGCTGCCGCCCGAGCGACGAGCAGCGCGTCTCTCCTACGCCTCCCTCGTCGTCGTGGCACGGCGGCCGTCGTACCTTCTCCACGCGCTGGCGATGGCGCTGAGCTTCGGCGTGCTGATGACCTACATCTCAAGCTCGTCCTTCGTCTACCAGAACGTGCTCGGCCTCCCCGGCTGGGCGTTCGGTGTCGGATTCGGGGTGAACTCGGTCGGCATCGTGATCGCCGGCGTCGTCTCCACCCGCCTGGCCCGCCACCGGGTCCACCCGGCCCACACCGTACGTCGAGCCCTCCCCTTCCTCCTCGGCGGCACGATCCTCGTGCTGGCCTCGGCGCTCTCCCCGTGGCCGGTGTTGCTGCTCGGACCGCTCCTCATGGTGACCTGCGCCTTCGGTTTCCTCACGGGCAATCTGACCGCGCTCGCCATGCAGCAGGCGCGTGACCATGCCGGAGCCGGCTCAGCGGTCATCGGCGGGCTGCAGTTCCTTGTGGGCGGCATCGTCTCGCCCCTCGGCGGACTGGCCGGCGACGACACCGCCGTGCCGATGGGCGTCGTGATGCTCGGCGCGGCACTGCTCTGCGGCGGCTGCTTCGTGCTGGCGCGGCAGGTGGTCAGTCCCGCGTCGGAGACGGCCTTCGCATCCTGAACAGCTGCTCCTCACCGATCGTGAAGTAGTCCGCAGGACCTCCACCGCGCAGGACCGGCTGGGCCGCCGTCGTACTGAAGGAACCGTCGACGAGCAGCGACTCGTCGATGTGGACACCGACGACCTCGCCGAGCACGAGCCAGCTGTCGACCTCGTCCCCGGCTGCGGTCCGGAGTCGCAGGATCTGGGTCCGGCGACACTCGAAGACGACGCCGGCCTCCGCGACGTGCGGCGCGCTGACGATGCTGGAGGTGCCCGCAGTCAGGCCGCTCAGCTCGAACTCGTCGACCTCGGGACCGACCTCGGCGCAACTCTCGTTCATCTGCTCGGCGAGCGGCCGGCTGACGAGGTTCCAGCAGAACTCACCGGTCACCTCGATGTTGCGCACCGAATCCTTGTAGCCGAGGCTGGCGAACCCGATGATCGGCGGCGCGTAGTTGAAGCCGTTGAAGAAGCTGTACGGCGCCAGATTGCGTACGCCGTCGGCGGACTGGGACGAGATCCAGCCGATCGGACGCGGCGCGACGATGGAGTTGAACGGGTCGTGGGCCAGTCCGTGGCCCTGCGAAGGTTCGTAGAAGTGGGTCCTGCTCACCCGCTCGATCCTAGGTCGGGCCCAGGTCAGGGTCAGGCCTGTCGGAGCGCGGAGGCGAGGGCGGCCAGTGCGCTCGCGGTCCGGGCGCCGTCGGCGAGCACGGCGGTCGGGGCGCTGCGCAGGCGCTGCACCCAGAAGGCCTGGACCCGCGCCAGGCTCTCCTCCGCCAGGGCGGTGGCGACCAGCTCGACACTTCGTCCATCACTGGCGGGATGCTCGCGGAGGACGAGGCCCTGACCCTCCTCGCCGTCTGTTTCGGCCTCTTCATGGTCGGACTCGACTCCACGGTGGTCCACATCGCAAACCCGGCGATCCAGGCCGATCTCGGAGCCTCCTTCTCGGAACTGCAGTGGGTGATCAACTCCTACCTGCTCACGCTCGCGGTCTTCCTCATCCTCGGCGGCAAGCTCGGCGACCGCCTCGGCCGCAAGCGGCTCTACCTCGTCGGCGTGCTCGCCTTCGGGCTCGCCAGCGTCGGCATCGGCCTGATCGGCAGCATCGAGGGCGTTCTCATCCTGCGCGCCGTCCAGGGACTGGCCGCAGCGGTCCTGATGCCGCAGACCGTGGCGCTGCTGCGCGCCACCTTCCCCCGCGAGCAGTTCGGCATGGCGATCGGAATCTGGGGCGGCGTCTCCTCCGTCGCGATCGCCGGCGGGCCGCTGGTCAGCGGCGTCCTGGTCGAGCACCTCGGCTGGGAGTGGGTCTTCTACATCAACGCGCCGTTCGCCCTCATCGGACTCATCTTCGGTGCGTTCGTGATCGCCGAGACGCCGCGGGACACCGCAAGCCGGCTCGACCTCGCCGGTGTCGTCCTGTTGGCACTCACGCTCTTCAGCGTCGTCTTCGCCGTCGTCCAGTCGGAGTCCTGGGGCTGGGGCGACGCCCGCACCCTCGGCCTCCTCGTCGCCGCCGTCGTCCTCCTCGGCGCCTTCATCAAGGTCGAGCAGACCGTGGCCGAGCCACTGCTGCCGCTCCACCTGTTCAAGGCTCCCTCGGTGAGCATCGGCGGCGCGGTCTTCGTGGCCAACTTCTTCGCCATGCTCGGGCTGACCTTCCTGATCACGCTCTTCCTGCTCAACACGCTCGGCCACACCACCACCCGGGCCGGTCTGATGATGCTGCCGCTGAGCCTCTTCTCCATCCCGTCGGCACCGATCGGCGCGCTCCTCACGAGTCGGATCGGTGCCCGTAAGGTCGCCGCCACCGGCCTGGCCCTGATGGCCCTCGGCCTGCTGCTGCTCACGAACGTCGACACCACCTCGTCGTACTGGTGGATGGCGATCCCGTTCGTCCTCATCTCGTTCGGCTCCGGCTTCGCGATCCCGTCGGCGGCCGACCTCATCGTGGGTGGCGCTCCGGTCCACCTCGCCGGTGTGGCCAGCGGCTTCCAGACCACCTGCCTCCAGGTCGGCGGCGCCATCGGCACCGCGGTCCTCTCGGCGATCGTCACCGCCCACCTCGCCGGCGCGCTTCCGGCCGGCCTCGATGCAGGCGCCGCCGCAGCGGCCGCCGCCGGGGTTCCGCTCGACGGCCTCCCGCAGCTCACCGACAGCTTCGTC of Nocardioides sp. Kera G14 contains these proteins:
- a CDS encoding HPP family protein; protein product: MPAKLFRPILPGATLRGRLIGCVGILVSLMLTALLSDLVADSHGGLPLLVAPMGAAAALLFILPTSPFSQPWVVIFGNTISATVGLVVAGLIDNTMVAGSLAVVLAIIAMSFTRSLHPPGASMALGAVLGTPLTERWHWLFPLVPVALNASVLVLFALAFHRLTGEVYPHPRSTPDTDAPETTTDTAVVISEADIDAAIAAHHETLDIDRRDLVAIIRAAQREAVARSAG
- a CDS encoding FAD-dependent oxidoreductase, encoding MTNPDVLIVGGGIGGLSAAFALSREGLQVRLLESAPEFGEVGAGLQIAPNCTRILDEYGLLDEVKSLGVLPDDMIMFDGVGEQRSGTEVTRLDLRDLEKRYGYPYMVIHRSDLHATLLRACQRAGVELVTNAKAVDYDSTDSSATVTLEDGTTHTAPVVIAADGIRSVARTKYVGDEPVSSSYVAYRGAIPIDEARANNIHEKAVVLYLGNNCHFVQYGLRGGEMFNQVAVFESPKALAGQEDWGTPDELDAAFADTVGDVQDGLKFMWRDRWWRMYDRESIDQWIYGRVALLGDSAHAPLQYIAQGAIMAIEDGWALAKHVARNRSESGEVDWDTALKAYEAVRTQHTRRVLATSREWGILWHHVGTKREQRNAILSARDTYDYSFVDWLYGPTALFPEDEAEMFTPIPLDSVDVGAATVAG
- a CDS encoding cupin domain-containing protein encodes the protein MSANPDKRSAPSTETAVKLKAVASPSQPDVTPELEALYQGFEAELLVPLWTEIGDLMPTHPRSKAAPHLWRWENLIRLAAQAGDLVPVGRGGERRAIALANPSLGGRPFATPTLWAAIQYLMPGEDAPEHRHTQHAFRFVVEGEGVWTVVGGDAVPMRRGDFLPQAGWNWHAHHNATKHPMAWIDGLDIPFQYTSEAQFFEFGREEISDAERITPERSRSEQLWAHPGLRPVSVGETAPGSPLLSYKWEYTDAALADQLALDAAGYAGAVEPGHAAVRYTNPATAGDVLPTMRTEFHRVASGFETTPLRETGSSVFQVFDGSGVVTVGGKTWSVTRGDLFVVPSWEPWSVKSEAGSSDSDSAALDLFRFSDAPIFDALGLTRTSKDI
- a CDS encoding MFS transporter, producing the protein MTQSDQTELSPGAEPEDADIRDHTTSKKANLELLFVALAGLVVSLSQSILVPVLPELNGKYGANATWMLTATLLVAAVAVPVFGRLGDMFGKRRMLLICLVLLTIGSLVDAVGDSLGVLIAGRAIQGLGMAIIPLGISLLATLMPREKVGSAVALISAMLGVGGALGLPLAGLVAQNWDWHILMWISAAVSLISLIGIWVVVPESHQHTGGRIDVPGTILITGGLVCLILPLEQSAEWGWGSAKVWLLLAAAVVLFAILVAVELRTKEPLVDLRALARKPIALTNLASICFGFALFASFIGTATFVSMDPDIFPAGETAYGFGSGAFVAGLTMLPSGLMMLLFAPVAARLIVLRGAPQTLALGALIVAVGWAERIVLTDHLWEVIVGSTIIGLGTGIGYAAMPTLINTNTPPHEIAAANGLNSLFRSLGSTLATAVGSSLLASMAFDLSGAEVPTLAGYRWLFAICAAAAVLAAALVLTVPRSPRG
- a CDS encoding Re/Si-specific NAD(P)(+) transhydrogenase subunit alpha encodes the protein MRIGVTREGAGETRVSATPTTVKQLLALGYDVVVEAGAGALSAFSDEAYADAGATIGSDADAWGSDVVFRVNAPTLGQVPQLRSGSYLVSLVAPAQNAELLEALRAQGVTTLAMDAVPRISRAQSMDVLSSMANIAGYRAVVEAAHVFGRFFTGQVTAAGKVPPAKVLIAGAGVAGLAAIGAASSLGAIVRATDPRPEVADQVKSLGGEYLPVVVPDEVAEKSSDGYAKATSDAYNAAAAKLYSDQAADVDIIITTALIPGRPAPRLITAADVASMKPGSVLVDMAAAQGGNVEGSRPGEVVTTDNGVTIIGYTDLAGRLPTQASQLYGTNLVNLLKLVTPEKDGVLTLDLDDVVQRGLTVTHNNGGATEILWPPPPVQVSAAPVAAPPAKPAVEKPEPARLTPAAKLGLVVVGLVVFFFVNATAPDPIPQHFTVLTLAIVVGFYVIGHVAHALHTPLMSVTNAISGVIVVGALIQVASNDHVIQILAGLAVLLASINIFGGFAVTRRMLSMFQKA
- a CDS encoding IclR family transcriptional regulator, producing the protein MADRPLKNPPPYAITSVDNALRIAAMLQLEGPLTVTEVAHRVGVAPSTAHRLLQMLVYRDFATQDESRAYRVGPLLELASHSQSDTSKLRAAALPHLQWLVDRVGESANLTVRTGDTVRFIASVESSQALRVGNREGMVFNAHETTAGLIMLAELEPEELASLYGGPVDPAYPHERPDLAQLRTDLARIRRSGFALNVGRSERGVVAIGVPIHGTDRHAIAGISVSMPSVRYDKSQLPTYVDALAEAAKRLERDLQG
- a CDS encoding fumarylacetoacetate hydrolase family protein; translated protein: MSKLATIRTSTGTRAVKLDGDQHIDLGFSDLREYFAAGSPAPAADAPTYPVAGADFAPVTQPSKVVCVGHNYANHIKEMGRELPEYPVLFPKFAETLLGANDDIVYPVETEALDWEVEICVVIGKEVRRATDEQAAEAIAGFTVMNDISVRDWQFRTIEWTQGKIWEATTPVGPYVVTPDEVGGVKPALEVKTVVNGEVMQNDNTGTLVFDPVFLVKYISTMITLKPGDIIAGGTPAGVGQARDPKVFLKVGDKVVTSIEGLGECVNTIVEG
- a CDS encoding MarR family winged helix-turn-helix transcriptional regulator, which translates into the protein MTSEPRWLSPAELEGWMSLTYLMSMLPTVLTDQLQRESDLSFTEYYVLAGLSDAPERTMRMSRLALFANAELSRLSHMVKRLENRGLVRREPDPTDGRYTNAILTDDGFAHLQKAAPAHVARVRELVFDALSPEEVSSLHAIAEKINRRINPEDCAAQ
- a CDS encoding maleylpyruvate isomerase family mycothiol-dependent enzyme — protein: MTRTLEEARAWAELGNELVLKAAAGLTDDDLRAPSTLPGWSVGNLVAHIAANGDALLNLVTWAKTGVETPMYASATDRAEGIAKGDTLSASEATTWLESSIRALAEGFDSLTSEEWSNEVVTAQGRTVPATELPYMRSREGLIHAVDLSTSTARGDIDFSALPEGFLDALIEDICGKRGLSADELPEGTKADVAAWLAGRPHALTDAPEIGAWL